The following coding sequences are from one Brienomyrus brachyistius isolate T26 chromosome 2, BBRACH_0.4, whole genome shotgun sequence window:
- the LOC125719190 gene encoding uncharacterized protein LOC125719190, whose amino-acid sequence MAGTLTRSDGVILTDVVLGLGEAMREMFPTPIIRVGVPSNGEEAVGAEAGEPGTGDGAGVCRRGGHRRELVSGVGLWVIGPGSAEQDRPKEDPQQDKRLHPIHRLFPEEGRGADPMLSLKVMDKELPFLVDTGATYSTLNVMPNQQHLSTTTVTVVGFSGEEQKLPVTKPVRVRLGGQTFLHPFVVSAAVPVNLLGRDMLVKLGASILCNADGLVVTLPEGTRLPCDGATGGTGQWLMQPVSQHPVADIYWGLLQPSPAGILAVYSAWRSWISLLEPYVPPPDPPHVTLFYDRNSIEWYGDLFSEQLEGHEWQVASQNIYVGPEGVASAVHLSPEQLPWYRMGEEAVPHVSLALHPKHQAKDLGPMVKRATSATDWVLTQIPQISYSPSCSSYCIQTKVTDTARLQHEQLSRDHGREKMDHPGAAALLASLPDSLWSTSPTDVGLVDCTPVDFLLHPSAGPLWVKQYQHKPAAEEGIAETVAGLLRAGVLEGSTSQWNTPILPVEKAGTGKYRMAHDLRAINELLLTPTVPVPNPYVALTNLTPSQTWFTCIDLANAFFSVPLAPHCRDVFSFTYRGCQFRYTRLPQGFALSPGIFNQVLKQSLQGCHLPDGVTLVQYVDDLLIAAPTAEAALEATRSVLLWLAEKGFKVSKDKIQVARTVVSFLGRVLSGKGTGLSPAHRSAILSHPKPIIVKDMLSFLGLTGYSRTYIADYTGLTQPLRALVRPHGLRSLSATLTWDQPAEEAFITLKQRLAQAADLALPDYSLPFHLDVSETGDVVNAVLFQKKGGERKVLMYISTKLDTTEQRHPSCTRHVAGVAKAVQKTAHIVMGHALHILTTHSVVAYVNSQTFTMTSLRQQRLSKILEAPHLTFVHEGINMADRMGGGAPHECEARVRKEEKVREDLAAEQIEGTEEWFTDGCCFRTESGSLQAGFAVVAREGLGFRTLKAERLEGAQSAQRAEIRAVIEALKLAEGKAVTLYSDSAYAVGAVHVELSQWLRAGFLTAGNKPIKHEADMRELAEALMLPEKIAVVKCKGHEGSGTVIARGNQAADAEAKVAAGYEVSRQMVTVEEELEGQGRLTSSRIRVMQAQASPEEKNMWAEKGGIETEGLWCNREGKPALPMGIRQQVIEEAHGVGHVGTGQMLHNLRAWWHPFLKDMVKEFVRSCEICALHNPRPTVKPEKGQFPACHRTGEEIVLDYTDMIIPVRGMRYVLMCVDAFSGWPEAWPTRREDGASVVKFLVNHYIPRHGFPERVRSDNGSHFKSEDLQKAERALGLKHAFGTVYHPQSQGKVERMNQTVKQKLAKICAQTKLNWVEALPLALMSIRCSINRGTGFTPFELQTGRQFPGPYGGLEGKPEQGGVSTAKAYYEELQVLVTDFSKQVQETRPGAQPAKPHTAEWVLLKVIKRKWSEPRWTGPFQVTERTSHAVRLKGKGETWYHWSQCAAVAEPSRSLAEIQEDLADSAKQPGSAEPAVTQVPAVGAE is encoded by the exons ATGGCAGGGACACTTACTCGCAGCGACGGTGTGATTCTAACAGACGTAGTGCTGGGCTTGGGGGAAGCCATGCGGGAGATGTTCCCCACCCCAA TAATCAGGGTTGGGGTCCCCAGCAATGGGGAAGAGGCCGTGGGGGCCGAGGCCGGGGAGCCGGGAACTGGGGATGGGGCCGGGGTATGTCGCAGAGGTGGCCACCGCAGGGAGCTTGTTTCCGGTGTGGGGCTGTGGGTCATTGGGCCAGGGAGTGCGGAGCAGGACAGGCCCAAGGAGGACCCCCAGCAGGACAAGCGACTGCACCCAATCCACAGGCTGTTCCCGGAGGAGGGCA GGGGGGCAGACCCCATGCTGTCCCTAAAGGTCATGGACAAAGAACTGCCGTTCTTGGTGGACACAGGGGCCACATATTCGACTTTGAATGTGATGCCTAACCAACAACATCTTTCCACCACTACAGTGACCGTTGTGGGCTTCTCCGGGGAGGAGCAGAAACTGCCAGTGACTAAGCCTGTGAGAGTGCGGTTGGGGGGACAGACCTTTCTACACCCGTTTGTGGTCTCCGCTGCAGTGCCTGTGAACCTTCTGGGGCGGGACATGCTGGTGAAGCTGGGAGCTTCAATTCTGTGTAATGCTGATGGTTTGGTTGTCACCCTCCCCGAAGGGACCCGCCTGCCATGTGACGGAGCGACAGGCGGCACCGGGCAGTGGCTGATGCAACCTGTGTCACAACATCCGGTGGCTGACATCTACTGGGGCCTCCTGCAGCCTAGCCCGGCGGGTATCCTGGCGGTGTACTCCGCGTGGCGCTCCTGGATCTCCCTCCTGGAACCCTACGTTCCTCCGCCCGACCCCCCACATGTGACATTGTTTTATGACCGAAATTCCATAGAATGGTATGGGGACCTGTTTTCTGAGCAACTGGAAGGCCACGAGTGGCAAGTTGCTTCCCAAAACATTTATGTAGGTCCCGAGGGGGTGGCCTCAGCAGTCCACCTGTCTCCTGAGCAACTGCCCTGGTACAGGATGGGAGAGGAGGCGGTGCCACACGTCTCTCTCGCCCTACATCCTAAGCATCAGGCTAAAGATttaggcccaatggtgaaaagaGCCACTTCAGCTACGGACTGGGTTCTCACCCAGATCCCTCAAATCTCGTACTCCCCCTCCTGCAGTTCCTACTGTATTCAAACTAAGGTGACAGACACAGCCAGGTTACAGCATGAACAATTGTCTAGGGACCATGGTAGGGAAAAGATGGATCATCCCGGTGCAGCAGCACTACTGGCTTCTCTGCCAGACTCACTGTGGTCCACCAGCCCCACTGATGTTGGTTTGGTGGACTGCACGCCCGTCGACTTCCTACTGCACCCCAGTGCTGGACCCCTCTGGGTCAAGCAATATCAACACAAACCAGCGGCAGAGGAAGGGATAGCAGAGACTGTAGCCGGTCTCTTACGGGCGGGTGTATTAGAAGGGTCCACCTCTCAGTGGAATACTCCTATACTCCCAGTAGAGaaggcaggaacaggcaagtaTCGTATGGCGCACGACTTGCGCGCTATCAATGAGCTGCTGCTGACTCCCACTGTTCCGGTTCCTAATCCCTACGTCGCTCTCACCAATCTTACGCCGTCCCAAACATGGTTCACTTGCATTGATCTGGCTAATGCTTTCTTTTCTGTACCACTAGCACCCCACTGCAGGGACGTATTCTCGTTCACGTACAGGGGATGCCAGTTCAGGTACACGCGACTCCCACAGGGATTTGCTCtgtctcctgggattttcaaccaggtgttgaaGCAGTCGTTGCAGGGCTGCCATCTCCCGGATGGGGTCACCCTCGTCCAGTACGTCGATGACTTGCTTATCGCGGCCCCGACAGCGGAGGCGGCACTCGAGGCAACGCGGTCAGTGCTCCTCTGGCTGGCAGAAAAAGGATTTAAGGTCAGTAAGGATAAGATACAGGTGGCCCGGACGGTGGTGTCCTTCCTGGGAAGGGTCCTGTCAGGTAAGGGAACAGGGCTCTCTCCGGCCCATCGGTCAGCCATCCTGAGTCACCCTAAACCAATTATTGTGAAGGACATGTTGTCCTTTTTGGGACTGACCGGATACAGCCGAACTTACATTGCAGATTACACAGGTCTGACGCAACCACTGAGGGCTCTGGTGCGGCCACATGGCCTGCGGAGCCTCAGCGCCACTCTGACGTGGGATCAACCTGCAGAGGAGGCTTTCATCACTCTCAAGCAGAGGTTGGCTCAAGCAGCTGATTTGGCGTTACCTGATTATTCTCTCCCGTTTCATTTAGATGTTTCTGAAACTGGAGACGTCGTGAACGCCGTCTTGTTTCAGAAAAAGGGGGGAGAGAGGAAGGTATTGATGTATATTAGCACCAAACTCGACACCACAGAACAGCGACATCCGTCATGCACCAGACATGTGGCAGGAGTGGCAAAAGCCGTGCAGAAAACAGCACACATTGTGATGGGCCATGCCCTACATATCCTGACCACGCACAGTGTGGTGGCCTATGTGAACTCACAAACGTTCACAATGACGTCTCTAAGACAGCAGAGGCTCAGCAAAATCTTAGAGGCACCACATTTAACTTTTGTCCATGAGGGCATCAACATGGCTGATCGAATGGGGGGCGGGGCACCCCACGAATGTGAGGCCAGGGTTAGGAAAGAGGAAAAGGTCAGGGAGGACCTAGCAGCCGAACAGATAGAAGGTACGGAGGAGTGGTTTACTGATGGATGTTGTTTTCGAACAGAGAGTGGAAGTTTGCAAGCAGGGTTTGCAGTGGTAGCGAGGGAAGGCCTGGGATTCaggacactgaaagcagagagACTGGAGGGGGCCCAATCGGCCCAGAGAGCGgagatcagggcagtcattgaaGCTTTAAAATTGGCCGAAGGTAAAGCAGTCACCCTCTATTCAGACTCAGCGTATGCGGTGGGGGCTGTGCATGTGGAACTCAGCCAGTGGCTGAGGGCTGGGTTCTTAACGGCAGGAAACAAACCGATTAAGCATGAGGCAGATATGAGAGAGTTAGCGGAGGCATTGATGCTTCCGGAGAAAATAGCTGTGGTAAAGTGCAAAGGACATGAGGGGTCAGGGACAGTGATAGCACGAGGCAATCAAGCAGCAGATGCGGAAGCAAAAGTGGCAGCGGGGTATGAGGTAAGCAGGCAGATGGTTACAGTAGAAGAGGAACTGGAGGGACAGGGCAGGCTGACCTCAAGCAGGATCCGAGTCATGCAGGCGCAAGCCTCCCCAGAGGAGAAGAACATGTGGGCAGAAAAGGGGGGCATAGAAACAGAGGGCCTGTGGTGTAATAGGGAGGGGAAGCCAGCCCTCCCTATGGGAATTAGGCAACAGGTCATAGAGGAGGCACACGGTGTGGGGCATGTGGGGACAGGACAGATGCTTCACAATTTGAGAGCATGGTGGCATCCGTTCCTGAAGGATATGGTAAAGGAGTTTGTGAGAAGCTGTGAGATATGTGCGCTGCACAACCCAAGACCCACGGTAAAACCAGAAAAGGGTCAGTTTCCAGCATGTCATAGGACTGGAGAGGAAATAGTCCTAGACTACACCGACATGATAATACCGGTGCGTGGGATGCGATATGTGCTGATGTGTGTGGATGCATTCTCAGGGTGGCCAGAAGCCTGGCCCACTAGGAGAGAAGACGGGGCCTCGGTGGTGAAGTTCCTAGTAAACCACTATATACCCAGGCATGGGTTCCCCGAGAGGGTGAGGTCAGACAATGGTTCACATTTCAAAAGCGAGGATCTGCAGAAGGCAGAAAGGGCGTTGGGACTTAAACATGCGTTCGGGACAGTGTATCATCCTCAGTCCCAGGGGAAGGTGGAACGCATGAACCAGACGGTCAAACAAAAATTGGCAAAAATCTGTGCACAGACTAAATTGAATTGGGTTGAGGCATTACCCCTGGCACTAATGTCAATCAGGTGCTCCATAAATCGGGGAACAGGGTTCACTCCGTTCGAGTTGCAGACAGGACGACAATTCCCAGGGCCCTACGGAGGACTCGAGGGGAAACCTGAACAAGGAGGGGTAAGCACGGCCAAAGCATATTATGAGGAGTTACAGGTGCTGGTGACAGATTTCTCCAAGCAGGTTCAGGAAACGAGACCAGGGGCCCAGCCAGCCAAGCCACATACAGCGGAGTGGGTCCTTCTGAAGGTCATCAAAAGGAAGTGGTCAGAGCCCAGGTGGACCGGCCCCTTCCAAGTCACGGAACGGACGTCTCACGCAGTGCGGCTGAAAGGCAAAGGTGAAACCTGGTACCATTGGAGCCAGTGCGCAGCGGTAGCAGAGCCCAGCAGATCACTCGCCGAGATCCAGGAGGACCTCGCCGACAGCGCAAAGCAACCCGGTTCGGCTGAACCGGCAGTAACTCAGGTCCCAGCAGTAGGGGCAGAATAA